CGCCGGCAAAGCCCACAATCGGCAGTATGAGCGGGTCCGTATCCGATCGGAGTCCGTGCCCGGTTTTGACCGATTCCGGCGCCGGTCGTCATCTTCTCACTTCTTTGTCGGGGGCGGGTTCTTCTTCGGCTTGCAAAGTCGGGATTTCTTGTCCGCCGTCGCGGGGCACTTCGCGCACTTGAACTTGCCGGGCCGGTCCCACTTGTGGGGTTTGTCCTCAAGGCAACTCATGGCGATGGGTCGGTCGGTTGCGATCGGCGGGAGATCAAGGAAACCGCAGAGCCTGCGACAGCCGGATGGGATGCGCGGTTCGCAGGGCGGGGGCCAACTTGGCGCGGCGGCGCCGTCCGACAGTGAACAAACGTCCCGGCGAAAAGGTCGCCGCGAACCTGCACTCAGGCGGCGGGTTCGGTTAAACTTGCATTGTGCCCCCTTGCCGGGCCGCTGGCAATTTCCCTGACGAGGTCTCCCGTAATGTCTTGCCTGACGAGCCGACTGCCGCGAATCCTGTTGATCGCTCTGACGTTGTGCGGCGCCGGCCGCGCGCCGGCCGCCGAGGAAGCGGGGACCGCCGTCGCCGAGGCGCCGATCCACGCCGACGAGGGCCGGCCCCACATCGAGTGGCGCGACGCACGTCAGGTGATCGGCCAAGTCGCATTTGTCTACGGCAAGGTGGTTACGGCGCCGCAGGTGGGGCGGATCAACTTCATCAATTTCGATTCGAATCGCCCGGCCAAGTTCGCCGGCGTTATTTTCAACGATCACCGCGACAAGTTCCCCGAGTCGCTCAAGGACGCCTATGTCGGCAAGAACGTACGGATGCGCGGCATGGTCTCGACGTTCCAGGGGAATCCGCAAATCGTGCTCACCGACCCCGCGCAGCTGGAGGTCATCGACCTGCTGCCCGATCTCAAGCCGCTGACCGACCGGCCCCAAGGTCCTAAAGAAGGCGAACTGGTGATCGGCGCCTACAACGTGCTCAACCTGTTCGACAACATCGACGACCCGTACCGCGACGACGAGGGGACCCCAACCAAGCCGCGGAGCGAGTTGACGGCGCTGGCCAAGTCGATCAAGGCGCTCAACGCCGACGTGCTGGCGCTCGAGGAAGTCGAGAACCGGTTCTACCTGGAACGGTTCGTCGAGGTCTTTTTGCCCGACATGGGCTACGACCACGTGGTCCATTTCGAGGGGAACGACAATCGCGGGATCGACGTTTGCTTGTTGTCGCGCGTCCCGGTGGGGGTCGTCAAGTCGCACCGGCACCTAGTGTTTCCGGGGGCTTCGGGCGAGCCGCGGCGGTTCTCGCGCGACGTACTGGTTGTGACGCTGCTGCCCGAGGGCGCCAACCCGATCGAGGCCTGGGTCGTCCACCTCAAGAGCAACGCCGGGGGGCGAGAATTCGCCGAACCGACGCGTCTGGCCGAAGCGAAGGCCCTGCGCGGGCTGATCGACGCGGAACTCGAGGCCCGTCCCGACAGCGAGTTCGTCATCCTGGGGGACTTCAACGACACCCCCGAGAGCGCCACGCTCCAGACGATCGTCGGCGAGGGGGAGACGGCCCTCTGGTCGGCGGCGACGGAACTCATGGACGAGAACCCGATCACCTACAACACCGGCGAGTACAAATCGATGATCGATTTTTTGCTCTGTTCGCCGGCGCTCGCCAAGCGGCACATTTCGGGCTCGACGCGAATCATCCCCGGCTCGCCGCAGGAGACCGGGTCCGACCACAACCCGATCGCGGCGACGTTCCGGCTGAAATGAACGCCGCTCTGCGGCCGATCGAGCTTGCAGAATTCAGGGCCGCGCCGTCAGAATCTTCGCGTCGACTCTACACCAGTCAGCACGCGGACCCGTCATGGCGCGCAAAGGACGCAACGGACAGCGGAACAACCGGGCGCGAAAACCGCGCCGCCGGCTCGACCAATCGATTCATCCTCACACCCGCCCCGGCACGCTCATCGTGCCGATCGACGCCCAGCGCTCCACGCTCCGCGTCACCGCCTACGGCCCGCAGCAGCTGATCGACCGCCGCGACGCGTCGGTCGCCGACGTCGCGGAGCTTCTCGGCAAGCACCCGGTGACGTGGATCGACGCCACGGGGCTGGACAACGTCGATCTCATCACGCACCTCGGCAAACTGCTCAATCTGCATCCGCTGTCGCTCGAAGATCTGGTGAGCGTCCCGCAGCGGTCGAAGGTCGACGTCTATCCCGAGCACGTCTACTGGGTGACGCAGGTCCCCGGCTACCTGGAACGGTTGTCGACCGATCAAGTGAGCGTGTTCATCGGGCGGAACTTCCTGCTCTCGTGGCGCGAACAGCCGGACAACACGTTCGATCTGGTGCGCAAACGACTCGAGGTCGCCGGCGGGGTGACGCGCTCGGCGGGGATCGACTATCTGATGTACGCCCTGCTCGACGCGGTGATCGACAGCTACTTCCCGGTGCTGGAACGCTTCGGCGATTCGCTCGACGAGTTCGACGATCGGGTCGAGGAGGGCCCCAGTCCACGGCTGTTGCAGCGCATTCACGACGTGCGCCGCGACGTCCGCCGGCTGCGACGGATCGTCTGGCCGCTCCGCGATGCGATCGACGAACTGATTCGCGAACAGGAATGGCTCGTCACCCGCGAGACCGAAATCCATCTTCGCGATTGTCACGACCACACGATCCAGGTCATCGACACCCTGGAGAACATCCGCGACGCCTGTTCCGACCTGCGCGACTACTACGCCACGGCGATCAGCAATCGGACCAACGACATCATGAAGGTGCTCACCGTGATTGCGACGGTGTTCATGCCGCTGTCGTTCATCGCAGGGGTGTACGGAATGAACTTCGACACGAGCGCGTCGAAATGGAACATGCCGGAACTGGGCTGGCCGTTCGGGTATGCGCTGGCGTTGGGCTTGATGGGCGCCGTGGCCGGCGGGCAACTGATGTTCTTCCGCCACAAAGGCTGGCTCGGCCGTGGCTGGCGTCGCGACGACGAGGACGACGATCGGGATTGAACGCAGGAGCTTGCTGCGGCCAGGGGGGCCGCCGACTACTTCCACGCCTGCTCGGGATCCTGCTTCAAGAGCGCCAGCCGCACTGCGTTGAGGGCTTGCTTGCCGGCGCGGGGGCGCAGAATCGCGGGGTGCGACGCGCAGCCAAAGCGGAGCCGTCGCGTCCCGTCGACCGTCGCGATGGCGACGTGGAGCCGGGCGTCGGGGGAGTTCATGACCGCCGGGAACGCGGCGATCCCCAGCCCGAAATCGGCGCCGGTGCGGGCGCGAATCCCCTCGGCCAGCGCCGCTGCGACGGCGGGGGAATCGTCGGCTGCGGCGGCGGGCAATTCGGCTCCTGCAAGCGCCTCGGCCTGCGATTGCGATGCGATCGTGACGCCCCCCGCAAAGACCTCGACGCCGAGGGAGCGCCCCGCCCCGACCAGCCACTGGGCGACCAGCCCGTCGGTGGCCCGCTCGGCGACCGCGAGTGTGCGACCCTGCTCGGCGAGCAGCCGCGCGACCGCGTGCTCCAACTCGTCCTCTTCCTCGCCGAAAACGATCGCTCCCAGCGACTCGCGAATGATTGCGATGGTCGGCTCCATCGCCTCCCGACAAACCGCGTCCTCGGCGCCCGAGGCGGTGATCCGCAGCGTGATCGTGGCGTCGCTTACCGTGATGCCGACGGTCGGATCGCGCCCGCGGCGGATGAGATCGGGAAGCATCGCCTCGAGCGCGCTCTCGCCGACGCCGAAGCATTTGATCCGGCGATGCCGCGTCACATGCGGCGTCCCCAGAGCCGTGACGAGCGCGGGGCGCACCGACTCGGCCCACATCGGCTTCATCTCGGCCGGCACCCCCGGCAGGGCGAAGACGAGGCACGGCGGGCGGCCCGCCCGCTCCACCGTCACCGCGATTCCCGGGGCCGTGCCGTGCTCGTTGGGGATGGCCGACGCACCGGCGGGGAAGTCGGCCTGCACGGCATTCCGCTCGGGCATCTCGCGGCCCCGCTCGGCGAACAGCCGCCGGATGTGCGCAAGGGACGCCTCGTCGCGAACCAGCCCGACGCCGACCGCCGCGGCGAGGGCCTCGCGAGTGAGGTCGTCGGCCGTGGGCCCCAAGCCGCCGGTGACGACGACCGCTTCGACCCGCTCGATCGCCGACCGAAACGCCGCGATATTGTCGGGCAGCCGGTCCCCGATCGTCGTGTGAAATGCGACCTCAATGCCGCATTCGGTGAGTTGCTCGGCCAGCCACTGGCTGTTCGTATCGAGCCGCTGCCCGGTGGTCAGTTCGTCGCCGATGGCTATCACTTCCGCGCGCATCGCACGAGTGTGGCCTGCCGCGAGCGGTTTGGGAAGCGGGGGAAGGCTTTGCCGAATGACTCGGCGTTCTCTGTGCCCTCGAAATATTCGCCTACCGCACGAAGCTCACGCCCCAGCTCACATGGGGCGGTCCGGGCCGGCGGTGATAGTAGCCGCAGTGGGGACCCCAGTACGGGGGCGGGTAGGCTGCCGGGTAGTAATGCTCCTCGACGATCACCGGCGGACCGCCGGCGACGACCGGACCGGCCGCCGCAGGGCCGGGGCTGGACTGCATCGCCTGGATCACGTCGGTCGCCACGCCGTTGTTGTGCAGATAGATGACGTCCTGGGCGGAGAGGGGCCGAGCGACGCCGGACGTCCGGACGTAGTTCTGGATCAGCCGCGGGTCGACCCCCGAGCGAGTCATCGCGATGACCTCGTCGGCGGTGGCGGCACCGGCGGAAACTTGTCGCCCCATCTGGGCGGCAATTTCGGCGCGGTTCTGGGCTTGGATGTCGTCGAGCGCAGCGCCGGTGAGCCCGCCGGTGACGGCCCCGAGCCCGGCGCCGATCAGCGCCCCGGCCCCGGCGTCGCCGACCGCGTTGCCGACCAGCGCCCCGGCGCCGGCCCCGGCCAGCGCGCCGACCCCGGCGCCCTTGTCGGCGTAGTACGGCGAGCGGCAACCAATCGTGGCGCACGCCGCCGCCACGTACACGAGCGACGGCCGACATCCGCCGCGCAGAGTTCGCAAGGTCATGAGAATCTCGATCTGCCAGGACGTGGCGGAGAGTGCGGGGGCGGAAGGATCGCAGCGGCCATCCCCTGGGTCAAGATCGCCGTGGAGCAGGGCGGCGGCAGCTAGCACAACCGGCACATCCCGGAGGGTGAACCGCCGAGAACTCCTATGACGCCAGAAGTCGAAACACCGCAGAGGGCTCCGGAGAGACGCCGGAGGAAGACGACTCCCACGGCGTGCATCTGCGACCCCAGCCACCCTTCAATTGGGCAAATGGTATCACGACCGGCTTTGCCGGCCGCTTGCAGGGGGACGTTTCGCGGCGTACACTTGCAGTACCTCGGGATTTGTGGCCGCTTGCAGCCGACACTGCTAAAGAGCCGACGCTTGCGACGCACTCGCCTCCCGGCGACCGTCGCAGCAACAACACGCATGCTTGCCAGCCAAGCCGCAGTCACCGGGTGATTGCGGCTGTTTGCGTTTCTGGAGGTCGCCGGACTCCCCCGGCCTCGTGCGGCGCAAGATCAGTCGCCACATGGACGCCCGCGACCAGCAGTGCGACGCGTCGTCGCCCCGCCGGTTGCGATTTGCCCCAAGGCCCAAGCATGAGCACGCTCGACATGACCAGCCCGGCTTCCTCGCAGCAGCCCTCCGATTCGCGCCGCGGAGGCGAGCCGCTCGCTCCCGCGGAACTCAAGCCGGGGACGCTTGCCGTCCACGCGGGCGAGGCTCGGCAGAAGCCCGGCGACGCGATCACCGACCCGATGTTCTGCGCCTCGACCTACACGTTCGGGGACACGCAGGCCGTCATCGACTTCATCGAGGAGGAGCAGCCCCGCGAAGAGTACGGCCGTTACGGCAACCCGAGCGAACGAGTCGCCGAGCGCAAGCTCGCCGCGCTCGAAGGGGGCGAGGATGCGGTGCTCTACTCCAGCGGCATGGCGGCGATCGTCGGGGTGCTGATGGCCAAACTCAACGCCGGCGACGAGGTCATTTTCTTCGACGAGTGTTACCACCGCAGTCGCGAATTCTGCGGCAAGCACCTGTCGCGCTTCGGCGTGACGACTCGGCAGGTGAAGACGGGCGATTACGACGCCATGGAGGCGGCGATCACTCCGGCGACGCGGATGCTCGTCAGCGAATCTCCCACAAACCCCCACTTGAGCTGCGTCGACCTAGCCAAGTTCGCCGAGATCGGTCGCCGCAACGGGGTCGAGACGCTCATCGACGCGACCCTCGCGACGCCGTTCAACCTGCGGCCAATCGAAGCCGGGGTCGACTACGTTCTCCACTCGGCGACCAAATACCTCGGCGGTCACAACGACCTGCTCGCGGGGGTCGTCGTCGGCCGCAAGGAAGCGATGGACCCGGTCCGCAACCTGCGCGGGATCATGGGCGCCGTGAACGGGCCGCAGAACGTCTACTTGCTGCTGCGCGGGCTCAAGACGTTCGAGCTGCGGATGCAGCGGCACAACGAAAACGGCATGCTGGTCGCCGAGTTTCTGGAGAGCCATCCCCGGGTCGAGCGGGTCTACTACCCGGGCCTCGCGTCGCACCCGTACCATGACGTCGCTCGCAAGACGATGCGCGGCTACGGCGGGTTGGTCACGTTCCTGATCAAGGACGCCGACTGGCGAGCCACGGCCGACGTGATCGACGCGGTGAAGATCCCGCGGATCGCCCCCAGCCTGGGGGGGGTCGAGTCGCTCATTGAGCAGCCGCTGGTGATGAGCTACTACAAGCTCACCCCCGAGGAGCGGGCCAAGTTCGGCATCCCCGACAACATGATCCGCCTCGCCTGCGGCATCGAGGACGGCGAAGACCTCGTGGCCGACCTGAGCCAGGCGCTCGATCGGTAGCGGATTTGTGGCCGGATCTTGGAACCGCGAACGCGGCGAAAGACACGAAACGGAATCGGCTTGGCCGAACGGAACGGGCCAAGATGGGCGTTGGTGTTCACGACGGTTCGCGGTGTTCGCAGTTCCCCCTCCAAGAGTTCAAAATGGAATTTCGAACGCGTGCGATTCACGTCGGCAACGAGCGCTGCCCCCGGACCGGGGCGGTCGTGGCGCCGTTGCATCTCGCGTCGACATTCGTCCAGCCGGGCGCCGGGGAGTGGGGCGAATTCGATTACTCGCGTAGCGGCAATCCGACCCGCAAAGCCTTGGAAACCACGCTGGCCGACCTGGAAGGGGGCTGCGGGGCCCTCGCCTTCGCCAGCGGGATGGCGGCCACCCACTGCGTCATCGCCAGCCTCAAGACCGGCGACCACGTCGTCGCGGGGTCCGACATCTACGGCGGCACGTACCGACTGCTCCACAAGGTGACCAACCGCGCAGGAATCGACGTCACGCTCGCCGACTCGACCGACCTCGCCAAGCTCGAGGCGGCGATCACCCCGGCCACGAAGTTGGTGTGGATCGAGAGCCCCGGCAACCCGCGGATGACGATCACCGACGTCGCTGCATGCGCGGAACTTGCCCACCGCCGCGGCGCCTTGTTGGGAGTCGACAGCACGTTCGCCACCCCCGTGCTCACGCGACCGTTGGAACTGGGCGCCGACGTCGTGATGCACTCGGCCACCAAGTACATCGGCGGGCACAGCGACCTGCTGGGGGGAGCGCTCGTGGTCCGCGACCCGAAGCTGCGCGACGAGCTGTACTTCGTGCAGAACGCGACTGGCGGGGTCATGGGGCCGCTCGAGGCGTTTCTCGCGTCGCGGGGGCTCAAAACGCTCGAACTGCGGGTCCGCGAACAATGCCGCACGGCGCAGCGGCTCGCCGTGTGGTTGGCAGCCCACCCGGGGGTCGAGCAGGTCCTCTACCCCGGCCTGCCCGACCACCCCGGCCACGCAATCGCCGCCCGGCAGATGGACGGCGGCTTCGGGGCGATGATGACGTTCGTCGTTCGCGGCGATTTGTCCCGGGCGAAGAAGTTCGTCGAGTCGACTAAGCTGTTCCAATTGGCCGTCAGCCTGGGCGCCGTCGAGTCGCTTATCGAGCAACCCGCGAGCATGTCGCACGCCAGCTACGACGCCGCCGACCGGGCCAAGCACGGCATCGTCGACGGCATGGTGCGAATCTCCGTCGGGTTGGAAGCGTTCGAGGACCTGCGGGACGATTTGCAGGCGGCCTTCGACGCAATCGGCGGAGAGCGCCGCGCGTAACGCCGATTTCTGCCGGTGACGTCGGCGTCGGCCGTGGTTCAAGCAACGACTCACTGGGAGCGATAGCGATGAAGCTCGGTTTCGTCAGCGCGATCTTCGGCGATCTCTCCCTGGAGCAGACGCTCGAGCGGGCCGCGGCGATCGGGTACGACTGCCTCGAGGCGATGTGCTGGCCTCCCGGCGGGCCCGACCGCAAATACGGCGGGGTCATGCACATCGATTGCACCGACTTTCCCCAATCGCGGGCCGACGACGTCCGCGCGCTGTGCGAGAAATACGGCGTCGGGCTTTCGGCGCTCGGGTACTACTCGATCCCGCTCTCCGCGGAACAGGACCAAGCCGAGGCCGCGCAGGCTCACCTGCGCAAAGTCATCGACGCGGCGCCGAAGCTGGGACTCGCCAACGTCAACTCGTTCGTGGGGGCCAATCACACGTTGCCGCTCGAGGCGAACATGGAGTTGTTCGCCCGGGTCTGGCCCGACATTGTTCGCTATGCTGCGGACCGCGGGGTGAAGATCGGCATCGAGAACTGCCCGATGCTGTACCCGAAGACTTGGCCGTTCGGGCTCAACTTGGCCCGCACGCCGGCAATCTGGCGGCGGATGTTCGAGACGATCCCCGCGGAGAATTTCGGGCTGAATTACGACCCGTCGCACCTCGTGATGCAACTGATCGACCCGATCGCGCCGATCCGCGAGTTCGGCTCGCGGATCTTCCACACGCACGCCAAGGACATGCGAGTCGATCGGCTCCGGCTCGACGAGGTCGGATCGCTCGTCCCGCCGATGGAGCGCTGTACGGCCAAGGTCCCGGGGCTGGGCGAGATCGACTGGGGGGCGTGGATCGCCGCCCTCACCGACGTCGGCTATGACGGCCCCGTGTGCGTCGAAGTCGAGGACGAAGCGTTCGAAGGTCCCGTCGAGCGACGCCACAAGGCGCTCGAGATCAGCTACCGGGTGCTGCGACCGCTGGTGGCGTAGTCGGGGAAACTCGAAATCAGAAGAGCGAAATCCGAAACAAACTCGATACTCGAACTACGAAACGCCTGAGCATAGGCGCGGATCGAATTTCAAACCCCCGGATTTCGGTCGTGATGCCATTTGCGGCCTTGGAAGGGTGGCTGGGGTCGCAGCGCAGCGGAGCCCCCAGAGGATTCGCTGGGGGCTCACATCGTTCGACCCCAGCCACCCTTCAATTTGGCAAATGGTATACACGACCCGGATTTCGTACTTAACTTCCCCCGTTCCGCTCCCCCTGCGATTCCAGCTCGCTCCCGAACGTCACCGGCAGGTCGATCAACGCGGCGAGCCGTTTGAGATATTCGCGGCGGGGGATTTCGATGGCGCCCAGGCTGCCGGTGTGGGGGGTCCACTGCTGAATGTCCAGCAGTTGGTATCCGCGGGCTCGCAAGTGACTCACCAGCGAAGCCAACGCCGCCTTCGAGCCGTCGGTCGCCCGATGGAACATGCTCTCGGCCGCAAACGCGCCGCCGATCGCGACGCCGTAGACTCCCCCGACGAGCCGCTCCTCGTGCCAGACCTCGACGCTGTGGGCGTGCCCGCGGCGATGGAGCTCGACGTACGCGCGGATCATCTCCGGGGTGAGCCAGGTTCCCCCCTCGCGCCCCGGGCCGCGGCTGCACGCTCGTACCACCCCCTCGAAGGCGGTGTTGCATGTGGCGACGAACTGTCCGCTCCGCAGCCGCCGGGCGAGGCGACGCGATACGTGGAGCCCGTCCAGCGGCAAGACGGCGCGCGGGTCAGGCGACCACCACAGCATGGGGTCGTCGGGATAGGTCGGCCAGGGGAAAATGCCGTGGCGGTACGCGTCCAGCAGCCGCTCGACCGACAGCGAGCCCCCGACGGCCACTAACCCGATGGGGGTGGCTTGGTTGGCCGGCGGAAAATAGCGGCTGGGAGTCGTCACATTCGTCAAGC
The window above is part of the Pirellulales bacterium genome. Proteins encoded here:
- a CDS encoding endonuclease/exonuclease/phosphatase family protein — translated: MSCLTSRLPRILLIALTLCGAGRAPAAEEAGTAVAEAPIHADEGRPHIEWRDARQVIGQVAFVYGKVVTAPQVGRINFINFDSNRPAKFAGVIFNDHRDKFPESLKDAYVGKNVRMRGMVSTFQGNPQIVLTDPAQLEVIDLLPDLKPLTDRPQGPKEGELVIGAYNVLNLFDNIDDPYRDDEGTPTKPRSELTALAKSIKALNADVLALEEVENRFYLERFVEVFLPDMGYDHVVHFEGNDNRGIDVCLLSRVPVGVVKSHRHLVFPGASGEPRRFSRDVLVVTLLPEGANPIEAWVVHLKSNAGGREFAEPTRLAEAKALRGLIDAELEARPDSEFVILGDFNDTPESATLQTIVGEGETALWSAATELMDENPITYNTGEYKSMIDFLLCSPALAKRHISGSTRIIPGSPQETGSDHNPIAATFRLK
- the corA gene encoding magnesium/cobalt transporter CorA, which produces MARKGRNGQRNNRARKPRRRLDQSIHPHTRPGTLIVPIDAQRSTLRVTAYGPQQLIDRRDASVADVAELLGKHPVTWIDATGLDNVDLITHLGKLLNLHPLSLEDLVSVPQRSKVDVYPEHVYWVTQVPGYLERLSTDQVSVFIGRNFLLSWREQPDNTFDLVRKRLEVAGGVTRSAGIDYLMYALLDAVIDSYFPVLERFGDSLDEFDDRVEEGPSPRLLQRIHDVRRDVRRLRRIVWPLRDAIDELIREQEWLVTRETEIHLRDCHDHTIQVIDTLENIRDACSDLRDYYATAISNRTNDIMKVLTVIATVFMPLSFIAGVYGMNFDTSASKWNMPELGWPFGYALALGLMGAVAGGQLMFFRHKGWLGRGWRRDDEDDDRD
- a CDS encoding CinA family nicotinamide mononucleotide deamidase-related protein, which produces MRAEVIAIGDELTTGQRLDTNSQWLAEQLTECGIEVAFHTTIGDRLPDNIAAFRSAIERVEAVVVTGGLGPTADDLTREALAAAVGVGLVRDEASLAHIRRLFAERGREMPERNAVQADFPAGASAIPNEHGTAPGIAVTVERAGRPPCLVFALPGVPAEMKPMWAESVRPALVTALGTPHVTRHRRIKCFGVGESALEAMLPDLIRRGRDPTVGITVSDATITLRITASGAEDAVCREAMEPTIAIIRESLGAIVFGEEEDELEHAVARLLAEQGRTLAVAERATDGLVAQWLVGAGRSLGVEVFAGGVTIASQSQAEALAGAELPAAAADDSPAVAAALAEGIRARTGADFGLGIAAFPAVMNSPDARLHVAIATVDGTRRLRFGCASHPAILRPRAGKQALNAVRLALLKQDPEQAWK
- a CDS encoding aminotransferase class I/II-fold pyridoxal phosphate-dependent enzyme; this encodes MTSPASSQQPSDSRRGGEPLAPAELKPGTLAVHAGEARQKPGDAITDPMFCASTYTFGDTQAVIDFIEEEQPREEYGRYGNPSERVAERKLAALEGGEDAVLYSSGMAAIVGVLMAKLNAGDEVIFFDECYHRSREFCGKHLSRFGVTTRQVKTGDYDAMEAAITPATRMLVSESPTNPHLSCVDLAKFAEIGRRNGVETLIDATLATPFNLRPIEAGVDYVLHSATKYLGGHNDLLAGVVVGRKEAMDPVRNLRGIMGAVNGPQNVYLLLRGLKTFELRMQRHNENGMLVAEFLESHPRVERVYYPGLASHPYHDVARKTMRGYGGLVTFLIKDADWRATADVIDAVKIPRIAPSLGGVESLIEQPLVMSYYKLTPEERAKFGIPDNMIRLACGIEDGEDLVADLSQALDR
- a CDS encoding PLP-dependent transferase, translating into MEFRTRAIHVGNERCPRTGAVVAPLHLASTFVQPGAGEWGEFDYSRSGNPTRKALETTLADLEGGCGALAFASGMAATHCVIASLKTGDHVVAGSDIYGGTYRLLHKVTNRAGIDVTLADSTDLAKLEAAITPATKLVWIESPGNPRMTITDVAACAELAHRRGALLGVDSTFATPVLTRPLELGADVVMHSATKYIGGHSDLLGGALVVRDPKLRDELYFVQNATGGVMGPLEAFLASRGLKTLELRVREQCRTAQRLAVWLAAHPGVEQVLYPGLPDHPGHAIAARQMDGGFGAMMTFVVRGDLSRAKKFVESTKLFQLAVSLGAVESLIEQPASMSHASYDAADRAKHGIVDGMVRISVGLEAFEDLRDDLQAAFDAIGGERRA
- a CDS encoding sugar phosphate isomerase/epimerase, whose protein sequence is MKLGFVSAIFGDLSLEQTLERAAAIGYDCLEAMCWPPGGPDRKYGGVMHIDCTDFPQSRADDVRALCEKYGVGLSALGYYSIPLSAEQDQAEAAQAHLRKVIDAAPKLGLANVNSFVGANHTLPLEANMELFARVWPDIVRYAADRGVKIGIENCPMLYPKTWPFGLNLARTPAIWRRMFETIPAENFGLNYDPSHLVMQLIDPIAPIREFGSRIFHTHAKDMRVDRLRLDEVGSLVPPMERCTAKVPGLGEIDWGAWIAALTDVGYDGPVCVEVEDEAFEGPVERRHKALEISYRVLRPLVA
- the aat gene encoding leucyl/phenylalanyl-tRNA--protein transferase, producing MTTPSRYFPPANQATPIGLVAVGGSLSVERLLDAYRHGIFPWPTYPDDPMLWWSPDPRAVLPLDGLHVSRRLARRLRSGQFVATCNTAFEGVVRACSRGPGREGGTWLTPEMIRAYVELHRRGHAHSVEVWHEERLVGGVYGVAIGGAFAAESMFHRATDGSKAALASLVSHLRARGYQLLDIQQWTPHTGSLGAIEIPRREYLKRLAALIDLPVTFGSELESQGERNGGS